The proteins below come from a single Mya arenaria isolate MELC-2E11 chromosome 6, ASM2691426v1 genomic window:
- the LOC128238573 gene encoding threonylcarbamoyl-AMP synthase-like produces the protein MRLAPRLSLRIIHNLKQVAHLSEMQNPSKPTILNLPVTQKVDPAQVKVAAESLLNGNIIAVPTDTIYGVAGLVQNSEAIRKIYNIKNRDQAKPIAISVGNVADFYKWSKVILPQGLLDDLLPGPVTIVLQRSSQLNPDLNPGTPLVGIRIPNHPFIIELARKCGGPIALTSANISSTKSTLNTREFAELWPQLDVICDGGQLGDTEFSRRGSTVVDLSVRGKYRIIRDGSAKKETVEVLERYSLQDAAS, from the exons ATGCGACTCGCACCAAGACTTTCTTTAAGAATAATCCATAATTTGAAACAGGTGGCTCATCTCTCAGAAATGCAGAACCCATCCAAACCAACCATCTTAAATCTGCCTGTGACACAGAAAG TTGATCCTGCCCAAGTGAAAGTCGCAGCTGAGAGCCTTCTAAATGGGAACATCATAGCTGTTCCAACAGACACTATATATGGAGTTGCTGGGCTTGTACAGAATTCAGAAGCCATCAGGAAGATTTACAACATCAAAAATCGGGACCAGGCAAAGCCTATTGCCATAAGTGTTGGCAATGTCGCAGATTTTTACAA ATGGAGTAAAGTTATTCTACCTCAGGGACTTTTAGACGATCTCTTGCCGGGCCCAGTTACAATTGTGCTACAAAGATCGTCGCAACTCAACCCAGACCTAAACCCTGGCACACCGCTTGTTGGCATTCGCATTCCTAATCACCCATTTATCATTGAACTGGCACGAAAATGTGGTGGACCCATTGCGCTCACTAGTGCTAACATATCGTCAACTAAGAGCACATTGAATACACGG GAGtttgcagagttatggcctcaGCTGGATGTGATTTGTGACGGGGGACAACTAGGGGACACAGAGTTTTCAAGACGAGGGTCCACAGTTGTAGATCTATCAGTGAGAGGGAAATACAGGATCATTAGGGATGGCAG TGCCAAAAAAGAGACCGTTGAAGTCCTAGAACGATACAGTCTACAAGACGCGGCTTCTTGA